In a genomic window of Ipomoea triloba cultivar NCNSP0323 chromosome 3, ASM357664v1:
- the LOC116012429 gene encoding uncharacterized protein LOC116012429 isoform X1 has translation MRHLLAALRRSDRRHICITHPIYYIPFAHYRPQKPQPPPSPPLPPKPPKKPATFTLHGESWEDPYSWMSQLNDKVAMRHMDVYMEQEEKYTEAVMSDTERLQSKLQSEMASRMAYDLSTPPLQWGPWLYYRRVEEGKQYPVLCRRLVSTNEEFISHKSPSAGFDFTSGKRIEQKLLDYNQEAERFGGYAYEELSEISPDHRYLAYTMYDKDNDYFKLSVRDLNFGSLCTKPQVDRVSNIAWAKNGQALLYVVTDHQKRPCRLYCSMLNTDEEDVLLLEEPNASVNLNIRHTKDFLFVTVNVLATTFSKVFLIDASEPLSGLKLVWECEGQAHCIVEHHQGYLYLFTNAAKNGQSVDSHYLLRAPVNYPFDQKKWENVFVDDSEVIEDVDFSNTHMVLIVRDGRKFRLCSVPLPLPSGKVGIRLEELNPQFLPLPDNACQILPGPNYDFYSSTMRFTILSPVMPDAVVDYNLSSGSWNIVQQQNMFHERTRLLYGSASSGNEKSSTAGSTKLASAENYQLWSDLSEIYACEHFDVTSHDGVTVPLTVVYSRRGKKQAENPGLLHVHGAYGEILDKRWRTELKSLLDRGWVIAYADVRGGGGKGQKWHHEGRCSKKINSIYDYISCAKYLIEREIVEETKLAGWGYSAGGLLVASAINFCPSLFRAAVLKVPFLDPSNTLVSPILPLTPADYEEFGYPGDIEDFQGMRKYSPYDNIQKDVVYPAVLVASSFNTRFGVWEAAKWVARVREYSIYEPKRPILLNLTAEIVEENRYLHCKEMALETAFLIKMMET, from the exons ATGCGTCACCTTCTCGCCGCTCTCCGCCGCAGTGATCGGCGTCACATATGTATAACTCACCCAATCTATTATATTCCTTTTGCGCACTACCGGCCGCAGAAACCCCAACCACCTCCATCGCCACCATTGCCGCCAAAACCCCCTAAAAAGCCGGCAACCTTCACTCTCCACGGCGAGTCATGGGAGGACCCCTACAGTTGGATGTCCCAGCTCAACGACAAGGTTGCAATGCGCCACATGGATGTTTACATGGAGCAAGAGGAGAAGTACACTGAAGCCGTTATGTCTGACACCGAACGCCTTCAGTCCAAGCTTCAATCAGAAATGGCCTCTCGCATGGCTTATGACCTTTCTACCCCTCCCCTTCAATGGGGCCCCTG GTTGTACTATAGGCGAGTAGAAGAGGGGAAACAGTATCCAGTGTTGTGCAGGAGGTTAGTGAGCACAAATGAAGAGTTTATATCTCATAAATCTCCTTCAGCAGGGTTTGATTTTACTTCTGGAAAGAGAATTGAGCAAAAGCTGCTTGATTACAACCAAGAAGCTGAAAGATTTGGAG GTTATGCATATGAGGAATTATCAGAAATATCCCCAGATCATCGATATCTTGCTTACACTATGTATGATAAAGACAATGATTACTTTAAATTATCTGTAAGGGACTTGAATTTTGGTTCTCTGTGTACTAAGCCTCAGGTTGATCGGGTGTCAAATATAGCTTGGGCAAAAAATGGACAAGCTTTACTTTATGTTGTTACTGACCATCAAAAGAGGCCTTGCCG GTTATACTGTAGTATGCTTAATACAGATGAAGAAGATGTATTGCTTTTAGAAGAACCTAACGCAAGTGTCAATTTGAACATAAGACATACAAAGGACTTTCTCTTTGTTACTGTAAATGTGCTTGCAACTACATTTTCCAAG GTCTTTCTGATAGATGCCTCTGAACCTTTGTCTGGTCTTAAACTGGTGTGGGAATGCGAAGGGCAAGCCCATTGCATAGTTGAGCATCATCAAGGTTATCTTTACCTGTTTACGAATGCTGCAAAAAATGGCCAATCTGTTGATTCTCATTATCTTTTACGTGCTCCTGTTAACTATCCATTTGATCAAAAAAAGTGGGAG AATGTTTTTGTTGATGACTCAGAGGTCATTGAAGATGTTGATTTTAGCAATACGCATATGGTGCTCATAGTGCGAGATGGGCGAAAGTTTAGGCTTTGTTCTGTTCCTCTGCCTCTGCCCAGTGGCAAG GTAGGGATTCGACTAGAAGAACTTAATCCACAGTTTTTGCCTCTCCCTGATAATGCTTGTCAAATTTTGCCTGGACCAAATTATGACTTCTATTCCTCTACAATGCGATTCACAATTTTATCTCCTGTG atGCCTGATGCAGTTGTTGATTACAACTTATCAAGTGGAAGCTGGAATATTGTTCAACAACAGAACATGTTTCATGAACGAACAAGATTGCTATATGGATCAGCTTCTTCTGGTAATGAGAAGTCATCAACTGCAGGCTCTACTAAGCTAGCCAGTGCTGAAAATTATCAATTGTGGAGTGACCTCTCTGAGATTTATGCATGTGAGCATTTTGATGTCACATCTCATGATGGGGTAACAGTTCCTTTAACGGTTGTATATTCTAGAAGGGGGAAAAAGCAAGCAGAAAATCCCGGGCTACTTCATGTACATGGAGCTTATGGTGAGATCCTAGATAAACGGTGGCGCACTGAGTTGAAGAGCCTGCTTGATCGTGGTTGGGTTATTGCATATGCTGATGTCAG gggTGGAGGTGGTAAGGGTCAAAAGTGGCATCATGAAGGCAGGTGCTCAAAAAAGATCAATTCCATTTATGATTATATATCATGTGCTAAATATCTGATAGAGAGGGAAATTGTTGAAGAAACTAAGCTAGCTGGTTGGGGATACAGTGCTGGAGGTCTATTGGTTGCTTCTGCCATTAATTTTTGTCCAAGTTTGTTTCGTGCTGCAGTTTTGAAG GTTCCATTTCTGGACCCAAGTAACACACTTGTCTCCCCGATTCTACCACTTACACCTGCCGATTATGAGGAGTTTGGGTACCCTGGGGACATTGAAGATTTTCAGGGAATGCGGAAATATTCACCATATGATAACATACAAAAAGATGTTGTTTACCCAGCTGTGTTGGTGGCATCATCATTTAATACACG GTTTGGAGTATGGGAAGCAGCAAAGTGGGTTGCTCGGGTGCGTGAATACTCGATTTATGAGCCAAAACGTCCAATACTACTGAACTTGACAGCTGAGATAGTTGAAGAAAACAGATATCTGCATTGCAAGGAGATGGCATTAGAGACGGCCTTTCTCATCAAGATGATGGAAACATAA
- the LOC116012429 gene encoding uncharacterized protein LOC116012429 isoform X2: MGPLRRLYYRRVEEGKQYPVLCRRLVSTNEEFISHKSPSAGFDFTSGKRIEQKLLDYNQEAERFGGYAYEELSEISPDHRYLAYTMYDKDNDYFKLSVRDLNFGSLCTKPQVDRVSNIAWAKNGQALLYVVTDHQKRPCRLYCSMLNTDEEDVLLLEEPNASVNLNIRHTKDFLFVTVNVLATTFSKVFLIDASEPLSGLKLVWECEGQAHCIVEHHQGYLYLFTNAAKNGQSVDSHYLLRAPVNYPFDQKKWENVFVDDSEVIEDVDFSNTHMVLIVRDGRKFRLCSVPLPLPSGKVGIRLEELNPQFLPLPDNACQILPGPNYDFYSSTMRFTILSPVMPDAVVDYNLSSGSWNIVQQQNMFHERTRLLYGSASSGNEKSSTAGSTKLASAENYQLWSDLSEIYACEHFDVTSHDGVTVPLTVVYSRRGKKQAENPGLLHVHGAYGEILDKRWRTELKSLLDRGWVIAYADVRGGGGKGQKWHHEGRCSKKINSIYDYISCAKYLIEREIVEETKLAGWGYSAGGLLVASAINFCPSLFRAAVLKVPFLDPSNTLVSPILPLTPADYEEFGYPGDIEDFQGMRKYSPYDNIQKDVVYPAVLVASSFNTRFGVWEAAKWVARVREYSIYEPKRPILLNLTAEIVEENRYLHCKEMALETAFLIKMMET; this comes from the exons ATGGGGCCCCTG CGCAGGTTGTACTATAGGCGAGTAGAAGAGGGGAAACAGTATCCAGTGTTGTGCAGGAGGTTAGTGAGCACAAATGAAGAGTTTATATCTCATAAATCTCCTTCAGCAGGGTTTGATTTTACTTCTGGAAAGAGAATTGAGCAAAAGCTGCTTGATTACAACCAAGAAGCTGAAAGATTTGGAG GTTATGCATATGAGGAATTATCAGAAATATCCCCAGATCATCGATATCTTGCTTACACTATGTATGATAAAGACAATGATTACTTTAAATTATCTGTAAGGGACTTGAATTTTGGTTCTCTGTGTACTAAGCCTCAGGTTGATCGGGTGTCAAATATAGCTTGGGCAAAAAATGGACAAGCTTTACTTTATGTTGTTACTGACCATCAAAAGAGGCCTTGCCG GTTATACTGTAGTATGCTTAATACAGATGAAGAAGATGTATTGCTTTTAGAAGAACCTAACGCAAGTGTCAATTTGAACATAAGACATACAAAGGACTTTCTCTTTGTTACTGTAAATGTGCTTGCAACTACATTTTCCAAG GTCTTTCTGATAGATGCCTCTGAACCTTTGTCTGGTCTTAAACTGGTGTGGGAATGCGAAGGGCAAGCCCATTGCATAGTTGAGCATCATCAAGGTTATCTTTACCTGTTTACGAATGCTGCAAAAAATGGCCAATCTGTTGATTCTCATTATCTTTTACGTGCTCCTGTTAACTATCCATTTGATCAAAAAAAGTGGGAG AATGTTTTTGTTGATGACTCAGAGGTCATTGAAGATGTTGATTTTAGCAATACGCATATGGTGCTCATAGTGCGAGATGGGCGAAAGTTTAGGCTTTGTTCTGTTCCTCTGCCTCTGCCCAGTGGCAAG GTAGGGATTCGACTAGAAGAACTTAATCCACAGTTTTTGCCTCTCCCTGATAATGCTTGTCAAATTTTGCCTGGACCAAATTATGACTTCTATTCCTCTACAATGCGATTCACAATTTTATCTCCTGTG atGCCTGATGCAGTTGTTGATTACAACTTATCAAGTGGAAGCTGGAATATTGTTCAACAACAGAACATGTTTCATGAACGAACAAGATTGCTATATGGATCAGCTTCTTCTGGTAATGAGAAGTCATCAACTGCAGGCTCTACTAAGCTAGCCAGTGCTGAAAATTATCAATTGTGGAGTGACCTCTCTGAGATTTATGCATGTGAGCATTTTGATGTCACATCTCATGATGGGGTAACAGTTCCTTTAACGGTTGTATATTCTAGAAGGGGGAAAAAGCAAGCAGAAAATCCCGGGCTACTTCATGTACATGGAGCTTATGGTGAGATCCTAGATAAACGGTGGCGCACTGAGTTGAAGAGCCTGCTTGATCGTGGTTGGGTTATTGCATATGCTGATGTCAG gggTGGAGGTGGTAAGGGTCAAAAGTGGCATCATGAAGGCAGGTGCTCAAAAAAGATCAATTCCATTTATGATTATATATCATGTGCTAAATATCTGATAGAGAGGGAAATTGTTGAAGAAACTAAGCTAGCTGGTTGGGGATACAGTGCTGGAGGTCTATTGGTTGCTTCTGCCATTAATTTTTGTCCAAGTTTGTTTCGTGCTGCAGTTTTGAAG GTTCCATTTCTGGACCCAAGTAACACACTTGTCTCCCCGATTCTACCACTTACACCTGCCGATTATGAGGAGTTTGGGTACCCTGGGGACATTGAAGATTTTCAGGGAATGCGGAAATATTCACCATATGATAACATACAAAAAGATGTTGTTTACCCAGCTGTGTTGGTGGCATCATCATTTAATACACG GTTTGGAGTATGGGAAGCAGCAAAGTGGGTTGCTCGGGTGCGTGAATACTCGATTTATGAGCCAAAACGTCCAATACTACTGAACTTGACAGCTGAGATAGTTGAAGAAAACAGATATCTGCATTGCAAGGAGATGGCATTAGAGACGGCCTTTCTCATCAAGATGATGGAAACATAA